In Kazachstania africana CBS 2517 chromosome 11, complete genome, the DNA window AACAATCAACTAGCTCACACTTTCCCTATTGAATCCATATCTAATGACAACATCATAGGAAATACTATTAATGATGGTCAGTTTGCTCAAAACCAGGTTATTTCTACAAAAATCGAAGCTATAGTACCTCCTAAAAAAATACTCAAGCaagattttatttatatgcACGCAATCCCTTATAAGGTTAACGGTCCAAAAATGTCAATGCAAAGTTACAACCTgattgataatgaattaataACATCCTTAGTTACGCAAAACAAATCAGCATTAAAGTCCTCAGCGAAGATACCAAAGTTGCTGACTCTATCTGAAGACGGCTATCTTTCATATTATGATGATTTTGCAGGATCCGAAAAGTGTGATATGGTTAACATTGGGGATTCTGATCTTTCAATGTAcgattttgaatttgatgaagtaACGAGAAAGGGCTACttaatattggaaaaatataaatatatgaTTTGGTTTATCTCATTACCTTCATTCTCTGCAATATCGTCATTGTCACCTTCTCCTCATGTTGCGACCACAACGTCCGTCAACTCTGTTGTGGTTAACATTGCAGAAAATTGGGTTGATTGTTTTTTCAGGGCAAGAcaattattagatgaaaaAGAGCTATTAGACAAGATGGGAAGGATTTCAATTAGTGCGGAATCTGGACAAGTTTCAGGAACAACACCTACGTCCTATAATCCAAGCCCAACTACGACTTCATTCACTTCCTCAGAGCCAAGCCCAATTAATGATCTCCACATTCCTAATAAATACATAAATGCGTCACATAAACAGAACAGCTTTTTAGTTCCTACTGATGCTGTAACTCAAAAGATGTCAAAGAATGATAATGCGAGGAATAAAAGACTTCAAGTACCAGGGCCTTTTCCTCAGACGACCCCCGCTGGTACAAAAACTCAAATAGGCTTAGCCTCTCAAGAAAATAGGAGAATTGCATCTGATGCTATTAACGCCTCAAATTACGGTCGCATCACTACTAGCCCAATTCTAAATGGAAGAGAACAACGCTCTGGTGTACCGTCACCAAAGATTCCTAACAGGACAACTTCTACAGCTTCTCCAGGGGCGcccttcaaaaaatataatgtaCCCAAGAATCTTGTCGTTAGTAGTAGTAGGTACGAAGTTATTCATGCCCTGAATgggttttcaaattttgagcAATCAGCCGCAAGTTCTGGTGCATCTGCCGCTTTTAAGAACTTACAACGACAAAAAGAATCTAGTAATAGAAGTAACAATACAAGAAGGTCTAGTGCAACTCAAAAATAGATTGTTCTCATTATAcatttttctatatatatagataacTATGCAATGAATGCTAATACTAATAAAACTATCAATACGACTATTAATAAACCGATGCAGCAattatcatatttttctttattttgttcatATACCCATtctaattttcttctactCAGCCCCAGTTTAGTTGTTACTGAATCGAATTTGTCGTTCATGTCATCTAGCAATTGACCCTGATCTTCCAATTCTTGGCCCATCGTCTGAGCATGCAAATGCAACGTTTGCATACTTTTATGAATGTTGTCCAACTGATCATCCTGCTCTCTTAACATTTGCTCTTGGAAAGGATTTGCTACGCCACCATCCATTTCAATGTCGTCAACATTCTGGTTGGTCTCACTTGGATCAAAGGTATTGGCAGTATTGGCAGTATTGGTGCTATCCCTTACAATCTGCAATTTGTCTAATTCAGATCGTACAGCATTCAGCCTTGTCTCCCGTTCGACCGTATCCTTACCAGACCTCTGTATCACAATTATGCTTCGTTCTAAGTCAACAATTGTTTCTTTAATGTCATTGAATATACCGTCAATTTCCGCATCGTTTTGATTACCGTGTGATTTTAGATAATCTTTCAACCTCTTGATTTGTTCTTCAGTATCATTAAGAACTTGATCAAATGGATCTTCTACAGAGGACATTCTCGTTAAAACGTGGCAATATAAACTAATCTGTTGTATTTGCCTTATAATCCATTTTTTAATACCCACATGCTTTCtatttttgctttttttatttcttgaaattcctggatattgaatgaataaATGGGCTCAATGTTGAAGTATTAAACCACAGATACAGTATATATAATGGAACATAATGAGGATAATAAACCGGAAATTCTGCAGCCTGGAAGTCCAGCTTTGACTGCAAGAGATATTACAGAGAATAGAGGAGAATCTGAATTGATAGCGAGAGACTCTACACCAATAACAACATCGACGACGACTGCTACAACGAGTAACGTTAAGCCATCGATAGCTGACGTCGTTGGTGGATCACAAACGAGAAGATACTTAAATGACAAGGTGACTCCTTACCTTTTAGACGGTATGAGGCTAATTGCCGTGGAACAACCTGAGGACCCATTAAAAAGATTAGGCGAATATTTAATTGAACAAAGtgaaaagataaataaataatatgtACATATATGTAACtagaatttttcttgttttaAATCGTCATCtattttgttcattattttgaaagtaaAATCACAAAATAGGCTTACAAGACCAATTTTCCAACCATTCCAGAGACCTTTCCATTTTGCTGAAGTGGTAATATTAACAGGAGTTATAATTAGATTCGAGCTATTTATTCTTCTGGTTTTTTGCAGGTAATCAATCTGGTATCTATGGATTAAAGTTTCTAGTggtaatttcaataaaaatttaattgattctgagaaaaatttgagtGCAATTATTgctaaaaatttattgttattCAAATTACTAAAATTcaagtaataataaattaaaaaatccAAACCATTCTCAAAAGCTTTCTTTAAGGATATCTTAGAAAACGTTAGTGCGTACAATGTCATCGTAAATTGATTAAACGTAATAGAATGATAGAAATCAATCAAAGAACCAGGCTCTTGGAGTGAAACCAATTTAGTCAACTTATATAGGTCTAATGGGAACAATATCACTTCTGTAATAAAACTGTTAATGATCTTCACGGCCAAAATCTTGgtaaaattcaaattgtaaTAATTTGGTAACATGATTggtaatattttattcataGAAAGCTTTATCATTTTCGAAAGCGATATATGAACGAAACTAATGTTGTTCGATCTCCACAACGATTTCACTCCCAATTTTTTATGATCTTTAATGGCTTTCATTACTGTCAACGTATCTAATCTTTTAAGCTTTAACACTGGCGCATCATTCAAAGGTGCAATTGGCTCCCTTTTATGAGTCTGTGCATTTTTCATGGTATATATTGGGAAGAAATCAATCTCATCATCTGTATTATCGTCTTTAGCAGATTCTCTCTGGTCATTCACGTTAGATGGGTCATCGATCGTAGCCGTTTGCATAATAATCttacaattttcaaaaggtGTCTGAATAAGGTTCTTAAGATAAGGTGTAAAGAGAAATTTCCACACTGTAGATTCCCACTTggcaaaattgaagaagtcATTCCAATTTATAATTGGGCTCCCCAGGGACATGGCTGCGTGAGGGTACTTCTTGTTTGATATCAAGTTATGCAGCATTGAAGACTGATTCttaatattggaaaatggATTATTCTTGTCGGCAGAGGAGGATAACTTTGAAGCAATTGAATTACCATTCTGAT includes these proteins:
- the UGO1 gene encoding mitofusin complex protein UGO1 (similar to Saccharomyces cerevisiae UGO1 (YDR470C); ancestral locus Anc_5.595): MPDTGGYSTTQSMTSSPVVDRSQVRPYYNASTFNVGYSSIFHPDRGVVDQNGNSIASKLSSSADKNNPFSNIKNQSSMLHNLISNKKYPHAAMSLGSPIINWNDFFNFAKWESTVWKFLFTPYLKNLIQTPFENCKIIMQTATIDDPSNVNDQRESAKDDNTDDEIDFFPIYTMKNAQTHKREPIAPLNDAPVLKLKRLDTLTVMKAIKDHKKLGVKSLWRSNNISFVHISLSKMIKLSMNKILPIMLPNYYNLNFTKILAVKIINSFITEVILFPLDLYKLTKLVSLQEPGSLIDFYHSITFNQFTMTLYALTFSKISLKKAFENGLDFLIYYYLNFSNLNNNKFLAIIALKFFSESIKFLLKLPLETLIHRYQIDYLQKTRRINSSNLIITPVNITTSAKWKGLWNGWKIGLVSLFCDFTFKIMNKIDDDLKQEKF
- the SDC1 gene encoding Sdc1p (similar to Saccharomyces cerevisiae SDC1 (YDR469W); ancestral locus Anc_5.594), which translates into the protein MEHNEDNKPEILQPGSPALTARDITENRGESELIARDSTPITTSTTTATTSNVKPSIADVVGGSQTRRYLNDKVTPYLLDGMRLIAVEQPEDPLKRLGEYLIEQSEKINK
- the TLG1 gene encoding Tlg1p (similar to Saccharomyces cerevisiae TLG1 (YDR468C); ancestral locus Anc_5.593), coding for MSSVEDPFDQVLNDTEEQIKRLKDYLKSHGNQNDAEIDGIFNDIKETIVDLERSIIVIQRSGKDTVERETRLNAVRSELDKLQIVRDSTNTANTANTFDPSETNQNVDDIEMDGGVANPFQEQMLREQDDQLDNIHKSMQTLHLHAQTMGQELEDQGQLLDDMNDKFDSVTTKLGLSRRKLEWVYEQNKEKYDNCCIGLLIVVLIVLLVLAFIA